Proteins from one Streptosporangium becharense genomic window:
- the rplQ gene encoding 50S ribosomal protein L17, whose translation MPRPTKGARLGGSPAHERLILANLATQLFQHGRITTTEAKAKRLRPLAERLITKAKKGDIHNRRQVLTVVKDKGVVHHLFESIAPTFAERPGGYTRITKVGLRKGDAAPMAVIELVSEPLNPVSVSRTQPAAQAEEPKAKPAEAEEAKAESAEAESAEEPKAAEAPAEESEAKKDNA comes from the coding sequence ATGCCCAGGCCCACCAAGGGCGCCCGCCTCGGCGGCAGCCCGGCCCATGAGCGGCTGATCCTCGCGAACCTCGCCACCCAGCTGTTCCAGCACGGCCGGATCACGACCACCGAGGCCAAGGCGAAGCGGCTGCGCCCGCTGGCGGAGAGGCTGATCACCAAGGCGAAGAAGGGCGACATCCACAACCGTCGCCAGGTGCTGACGGTCGTCAAGGACAAGGGTGTCGTCCACCACCTGTTCGAGTCGATCGCCCCGACCTTCGCCGAGCGTCCCGGTGGCTACACCCGGATCACCAAGGTCGGTCTCCGCAAGGGCGACGCCGCCCCCATGGCGGTGATCGAGCTGGTCTCCGAGCCGCTGAACCCGGTCAGCGTCAGCCGGACCCAGCCCGCGGCCCAGGCCGAGGAGCCCAAGGCCAAGCCGGCTGAGGCCGAGGAGGCCAAGGCTGAGAGCGCCGAGGCCGAGAGCGCCGAGGAGCCGAAGGCCGCCGAGGCTCCCGCCGAGGAGTCCGAGGCCAAGAAGGACAACGCCTGA
- a CDS encoding DNA-directed RNA polymerase subunit alpha, protein MLIAQRPSLLEESLGETRSKFIIEPLEPGFGYTIGNSLRRTLLSSIPGAAVTSIRIEGVLHEFTTVPGVKEDVTDIILNLKELVVSSEHDEPVVMYLRKQGPGDVTAADIAPPAGVEVHNPELRIATLNGKAKLEMELTVERGRGYVSAAQNKQPGQEIGRIPIDSIYSPVLKVTYKVEATRVEQRTDFDRLIVDVETKPGMKPRDAVASAGKTLVELFGLARELNLEAEGIEVGPTQGDLALAADLALPIEELNLTVRSYNCLKREGIHTVGELVARSEQDLLDIRNFGAKSIEEVKQKLHEMQLALKDSPPGFDPSAVAGGGYDDDDSAYAETEQY, encoded by the coding sequence ATGCTGATCGCTCAGCGGCCGTCCCTCCTCGAGGAGAGCCTCGGGGAGACCCGGTCCAAGTTCATCATCGAGCCGCTGGAGCCGGGCTTCGGCTACACCATCGGCAACTCGCTGCGCCGCACGCTGCTGTCGTCCATCCCGGGCGCGGCCGTGACCAGCATCCGCATCGAGGGTGTCCTGCACGAGTTCACCACCGTTCCGGGTGTCAAGGAAGACGTCACCGACATCATCCTGAACCTCAAGGAGCTGGTGGTCTCCTCCGAGCACGACGAGCCCGTGGTGATGTACCTGCGCAAGCAGGGCCCCGGTGACGTCACAGCCGCCGACATCGCGCCTCCGGCCGGTGTCGAGGTGCACAACCCCGAGCTGCGCATCGCCACGCTGAACGGCAAGGCGAAGCTGGAGATGGAGCTGACCGTCGAGCGCGGTCGCGGTTACGTCTCGGCCGCGCAGAACAAGCAGCCGGGTCAGGAGATCGGCCGTATCCCGATCGACTCCATCTACTCCCCGGTGCTCAAGGTCACCTACAAGGTCGAGGCGACCCGTGTCGAGCAGCGCACCGACTTCGACCGTCTGATCGTGGACGTCGAGACCAAGCCGGGCATGAAGCCGCGTGACGCGGTGGCCTCGGCCGGTAAGACCCTCGTCGAGCTGTTCGGCCTCGCCCGTGAGCTGAACCTGGAGGCCGAGGGCATCGAGGTCGGCCCGACGCAGGGTGACCTCGCGCTGGCCGCCGACCTGGCGCTGCCGATCGAGGAGCTGAACCTGACGGTCCGCTCCTACAACTGCCTCAAGCGTGAGGGCATCCACACCGTGGGCGAGCTCGTGGCCCGCAGTGAGCAGGACCTGCTCGACATCCGGAACTTCGGTGCCAAGTCCATCGAAGAGGTCAAGCAGAAGCTGCACGAGATGCAGCTGGCGCTCAAGGACTCCCCGCCCGGGTTCGACCCGAGCGCGGTGGCCGGTGGCGGCTACGACGACGACGACTCGGCATACGCCGAGACCGAGCAGTACTGA
- the rpsD gene encoding 30S ribosomal protein S4: MARYTGADCKLCRREKTKLFLKGKKCESAKCPIEIRPYPPGEHGRGRPKESEYQLQLREKQKTRRIYGVLEKQFHNYYEEANRKSGKTGENLLQILESRLDNVIYRAGFAESRDAARQQVRHGHILVNGKKVDIPSYRVREHDIVEVREKSRNLLPYEVARATAGDKTYPAWLGVVADSMRILVHQLPVRQQIDTQVQEQLIVELYSK; this comes from the coding sequence ATGGCTCGTTACACGGGTGCGGACTGCAAGCTCTGCCGACGGGAGAAGACGAAGCTCTTCCTCAAGGGCAAGAAGTGCGAGTCCGCGAAGTGCCCCATCGAGATCCGTCCTTACCCCCCGGGTGAGCACGGCCGCGGTCGTCCGAAGGAGTCGGAGTACCAGCTCCAGCTCCGGGAGAAGCAGAAGACCCGCCGCATCTACGGCGTCCTCGAGAAGCAGTTCCACAACTACTACGAGGAAGCCAACCGCAAGAGCGGTAAGACCGGTGAGAACCTCCTCCAGATCCTGGAGAGCCGGCTCGACAACGTGATCTACCGCGCCGGTTTCGCCGAGTCCCGCGACGCCGCCCGCCAGCAGGTCCGTCACGGCCACATCCTGGTGAACGGCAAGAAGGTCGACATCCCGTCGTACCGCGTGCGTGAGCACGACATCGTCGAGGTCCGCGAGAAGTCGCGCAACCTCCTGCCGTACGAGGTGGCCCGCGCCACCGCCGGCGACAAGACGTACCCGGCGTGGCTGGGCGTCGTCGCCGACTCGATGCGCATCCTGGTTCACCAGCTCCCGGTCCGTCAGCAGATCGACACCCAGGTCCAGGAGCAGCTGATCGTCGAGCTCTACTCCAAGTAG
- the rpsK gene encoding 30S ribosomal protein S11, which yields MPPKSRQGAPKKVRRKEKKNVAHGHAHIKSTFNNTIVSITDPNGNVISWASAGHVGFKGSRKSTPFAAQMAAENAARRAMEHGMRKVDVFVKGPGSGRETAIRSLQATGLEVGSIQDVTPVPHNGCRPPKRRRV from the coding sequence ATGCCTCCTAAGAGCCGCCAGGGTGCCCCGAAGAAGGTGCGCCGCAAGGAAAAGAAGAACGTCGCTCACGGCCACGCGCACATCAAGAGCACGTTCAACAACACGATCGTCTCGATCACCGACCCGAACGGGAACGTGATCTCCTGGGCCAGCGCCGGCCACGTCGGGTTCAAGGGCTCCCGTAAGTCCACCCCGTTCGCCGCGCAGATGGCCGCCGAGAACGCCGCCCGCCGCGCCATGGAGCACGGCATGCGCAAGGTCGACGTCTTCGTCAAGGGCCCCGGCTCCGGCCGTGAGACCGCGATCCGCTCGCTGCAGGCGACGGGTCTTGAGGTCGGGTCCATCCAGGACGTGACCCCCGTGCCGCACAACGGCTGCCGTCCGCCCAAGCGCCGTCGCGTCTGA
- the rpsM gene encoding 30S ribosomal protein S13 gives MARLVGVDLPRDKRLEIALTYIYGIGRTRALETLKATGVSGDLRVHQLTDEELVPLRDYIEANFKIEGDLRREVQADIRRKIEIQCYQGIRHRRGLPVHGQRTQTNARTRKGKKKTVAGKKKPGKK, from the coding sequence ATGGCTCGCCTGGTTGGCGTCGACCTCCCCCGCGACAAGCGGCTGGAGATCGCTCTCACCTACATCTACGGAATCGGTCGCACCCGCGCGCTCGAAACCCTCAAGGCCACCGGCGTGAGCGGCGACCTCCGGGTCCACCAGCTCACCGACGAAGAGCTCGTCCCGCTGCGTGACTACATCGAGGCCAACTTCAAGATCGAGGGTGACCTCCGCCGCGAGGTTCAGGCCGACATCCGTCGCAAGATCGAGATTCAGTGCTACCAGGGCATCCGGCACCGCCGTGGCCTTCCCGTGCACGGTCAGCGTACGCAGACCAACGCGCGCACCCGTAAGGGCAAGAAGAAGACCGTGGCCGGCAAGAAGAAGCCCGGTAAGAAGTAG
- the rpmJ gene encoding 50S ribosomal protein L36 has translation MKVKPSVKKICDKCKVIRRHGRVMVICDNLRHKQRQG, from the coding sequence ATGAAGGTCAAGCCGAGCGTCAAGAAGATCTGTGACAAGTGCAAGGTGATCCGCCGGCACGGTCGAGTCATGGTGATCTGCGACAACCTGCGCCACAAGCAGCGTCAGGGCTAG